AACCGAGTCATTCAAGGAGCTGACTCATAAATTAGTCTTCTATGTCCACCAAAATGTAAAGCCACTTCTGTCTGCACTGATACACCGGGGAATGACAAAAGGCTTCTCTAACCTCTCGAACCAACGGTCACCAATGcctgtactgaaaaaaatgcgACTACTCAGTGGAAGTTACGGGAGGCTTAAATTTACTGCATTTGACAACGTGCCGTGTTCCACTAAAATATTAAGTCTGACACATCTTAGAGCATATGATGTTGaagaaatgggaaaataaattttGTCCGGCAATCCACAATTCCCTTATAATCTGACTTTAAAAGACACTCAAAATAATATGGCAATAAATTAATCATGAATTCTGTCGGTCAGATAGACGGGCATTGTTACCGCAAGGTTAAAGAACGTGTACCGTGCCATATGGCCCtatttgatttttaatcatGTGGAGTAATCCGGCTGAAAGAGCGTCCCTTTTCAATCAAAACCGAATTTCACACCTGATCAGTACGAGGTCCGGTCCTATTGGGATGGCTCAGTCAGCACTCCCTTCCTTGAGCATTAGGACGATACGCCACTTTAATCGATTCGTGCGCGAGGGAGGGGCCGGGCGAAGGGAGACAAAATTGATTTGCTAAGCAGCCCACTCAGCGTTCGAGCCTATCTCATCTCTGCACAGAAaacttttcatatttataaGCTTCTCCCTTGTTGTCATATGGCGTTTGACAAATTGACTATTCAGTTGGAAAGTTCCACAATAGTACTGATTGCTGGTATTTTCTAATTTCCTTCAATTTACGTAATAGCAAAGGGCCAAAAAATGCAGTTGCTcgttttctaaataaataaacgtacAAAAATCTGCTCTGGGCTTTTTTGGTTTTGAGTAACCCTTCTACCAGCAGATCTATGAACTCTTTTGACAAAATCCCGAGAGAAAAGAGCAAGTGGATAAGGTAGATTATGTTTCCATCTCGCTTGACGCAGTCGGGAAAGAAGGCGTTAATGCGTTCTGACAGACGATCACGTAATTGTCACTATGCTTTGCAGTATTCCAATGAGATTCTTGCATCGGCGCACGGCGCATTGAAATAGGGGCGCACGCAGTAGGGAGCCAAGGGGAGCACGCATTATTCATACGTTGttcaaaaagcctttttttgtcTCTGGACCAGCCTCTCAGTTTTACTCTGGAGGAGTGCCGACTCTCTAAATGTACTGACCCAAAAGTTGGAAAAGTCCCAGTAAAACTACTTcgaaaccttttttttttcttttttcatttttgaaatgaaaaataccaATGAAAACGAAAGTGGCACCAAATGCATTATGTTGTTAGGCATTTGCATTACCAAAACGGTATTTGTAACAGtgttatttaaatgcatgtacGCTTACGGCAGCACGctcattttaaataagaaaagcAAGTGAAGATTAATCTTCTCGTCAAGTGTTTGTACTGGATAAATGCAGGAAAACAACGCGGCGCGTTGCTAAGTATTGTGCAACACTCCTTTCAGATAACAGGTGAGCAGCACTTGGTGCTACTTTGTCCTTTGATGATTCTCGCAGCCACCTGCCTGCACGCAGCGAATGGCGCACCTCCAGGAAAACGCTCCCTCGTTTTCCAAGGGCAGTTGTTGAGAGGTGGTCGCGCGCTGCTGTCAGAAGGCACGCGCCATCAGCCAATATAGCGCGTCGACTCCACTCAGCCAGAGTGCAGCCACTATCACTCATTAAACGGGCCACGCGCCCAGCTGCAAACGCGTGTCCTTGCAGGTTGCGCTCGACGATGCTCCATATAATGATTTCACTATTTGTTTGAATATTAATGGGTATGTTTtaggaaaaagaaacatatttattaaCGTACACAAATTTCTTGTAACAGGTAGAGCTATACTTGCTTCTGTTtatttgcacatgcacacagaacgCAACGCCTgcaatgcacacagaaacacatccgcacagtttttttttgtattacaaGAAACCTATTACACAAAAATCTATTGCAATTTGAGCATGTTCAGGGTTTATGGAGATGCGTTCGAATAGCCTAATACTGGATCTGAGTTAAATCAGTGTTAAACTGGTTGTTCTAGCCTATTCATACTTTGCAATGTTTACTCAAAGATAACCGTTTTATAGATTGCTACAAAAAGCATATTGCAGTCGCCTGTTCGTGGCTCTGaagtttattttatattctttaaCCTTTAGTCAAAGTTGTAAAGATAAGCCCGTCACCCCTTATGGGGGTCTAACCGATAGCAGTGATTTCTTTGACTGGATCCGAGTAAATTCAGAACTTTGAAGCAGCGTCAAacagcaacaagaaaaaaaaagacgttTCAATAGTAAACATGCGTTGTTCGTTGAAGCCAGCTTGTCATATTTTTCCTATGACACAGAAGAGCTCGCCTGGTGCCAGAGGACAGGGTCTTGAGTTCGGCAGGTGTTGCAGGAGCACAAGGTCATGTCAATGAGCATGAAAGGGCTTCCCTAAACAAGCGCGGTCTTTGTTGTCCCGCGCGATTAGTGCGATTGTCTCGAGCGGTGCGGTGAGATTTATCTCTCTCCAGCGCCCGGCGATCGCGGAACACAAAACACTTTATTGGATGACTTAGTTCCGGTTTATCAGTTTGAATCTAAGTAGTCTGCCCTCACAATAACcattcaaattacatttactattttattaaagaattgTTTGGATGGAGGTCGGGGTGATGGACGCTAATCAATCATACCGTGTTGTTTTGCTGTCGAGACTTACTTGTGTAGCTATATTTGTGTTGTGCAATGGTTCTGGCTGACTTGGCAATGCATGCAAGCAGAATTTCCATGCATTTGAGGGGAAAGCTAAGCCAAACCGACAAAAAGCGCAAATATTCATGTCACGTCCCCGCTACCCTGACCACAAGCGAACGCGCTGAGGAACCCATCTCTATTCATTAGTCTTGCAATCGTATTTATTTGGAACAGTACACTCAAGTCGGATGCTGGCCAAAAGAATATCTGACGTAACTTTCTACTGCGTGCTCAATATCCCTGGTTGCCAGTGAAGACTTCAATCTCAGTTACAAGTTTAGGTACATATTTGCTGTGTATACAAGTATAGGTACAATTAAGACAGTCTCCATAACCCATTTAGGTACCTTATACTGAAAATATCtcctgttctgtgctgtgtgtgtgtctgtgcgtgtgtgtgtgtgtgtgtgttttaattatgtttcatCTCATCAGTGGTAACAAGTACCATGATCAGTTTGACTGGAAAGGCGAAAACTTGTTTTAAGCCAGTAAGGTCCTGACACATTCCAGTCCACTCACTCGCCACAGATGTCAGCCATAACCCCCCAACAAAATATGAAGCAAACAGCCCAAATACTTTAGAAAAGTTTATTATGAAACTAGATCATGGAAACATGGTTATAGGCTTTTCATATTCTTGTTTTACATATAAACCCAATAGCATTGAAGGCAGTGTGGAACAGACAGTACAGGGGCAAGGCAACGTCCTCCGTACTCTGCGTTTGGAAAATAGCTGCATAACCTTTGTTCATAGTGAACTCCGTGACATATTATTATAACACATACTTCCTATTAAATAAGACACGTTGGTACTAAAGTAAAACTGTGGAGTGTCAAACTCCTCTTTGAAACCTcatacaccatacacagcaTTGCCAGTTGCAAAACAATGTAGACTACAAGTCTAAATAGGCAGAGGTAATAAGCAACATATTAATATATCATCAAGATATATACATGGTAAAACATTGTGTACAAAACTTCTATAAATCTCTCTTATATACAAAAATAGCTTAATATATTTCAAAGCAACATGTTTGATACAAATAGAATTTATGATAAAATCCACAGAGTTGGAAGCATTTTAGAATTCAAACGTCATAGTGTACTGAAATTTCTGAAATTCTTTGATTGGGTGTAGCATAGTTTGAAAACAGCCTTTACAAAGTGTTTTGTGTGCTATCGTGTTGTTAAAGGTCActttttaataattgttttcGTGGACCATCGCGCGAGGAGGCTGGATTCCCACGCTGTCAGTGGTGTACGTTTGGCACGAGAATTGTCCTCTCCCTGGTCCCGAGGCACTTGGCTCTGTGGCGATGTGAGCCGGTGTAAGCGCCGTGAGTTCCAGCGCACCCTGTCCCGTTACCGGAACGGTGCGCAAACGCAGTGCTtcggtttatttatttaattactgGAGGGCGCACGACCTCCCCTGTGCTGTATGGTATCTTCGCGCGCTCTGAGAGTATTCCTCGTTTCAAAACATAATTCATATACCtgcaaaataaagacagaaagagtCAGACGTGTCGTTAAATTAAGCCAATCAACATCTGGAACGGGTTACAAATTATGAAACATTggaaataatgttaataaaatattaaacaccAAATGGAAcagtattataaaataatagtaataataataggctATACAAACCTTTTGCAGAAGCTCAGAACCAGTTGGTAAAGTCCAACAGCTCTTGCTCCTCAGGACTCAGTGGATCGTAAGATCCTTCGTCTGAAGAATAAGATGACACGGGGGAGCCGGCCATGGAGTTCATGTCATTTGAGTAGCTCTGGGGCATCGTTGGCGACAGGACCCCGGACTGAAAGGCGGCACTCACGGCGTCGTGTTCGTCCAGGAGTTGTTGTAGAGCCCGGATGTACTCCACTGCTGAGCGCAAGGTCTCCACTTTGCTCATTTTCTTGTTAGCTGCGCCGTTGGGAACGTGTTCCCGAAGCGTGGCAAAACCGTTGTTGACCAGCTTCACCCGGTTCCGCTCCCTCTCGTTCCGCCTGGCCACCGCGTGCGGCTGCTGCTGGGGCAGGCTATACCCGAACCCTGCGAAATTGAGCCTCCTCTTGCATCTCAGCAGCTCGGGTGAGGAGGAACGCTGTCTCTTCACCTGCTTGGATGCGGACTTACCGCTGCACTGGCTATCTGCCGGGCTGAGCTGTATGTTCTGTGCCGCAGCAGCGAAGAAGCAGGCAGGCGGCACAAACTGTTGCTGGCTGACGCTTATTTCCATCTTGGCAGTGATGTCCATCGGCAGTGGGCGTTGGGAGCAAATAGaagcggaaaaaaaaagaaactcaaaGTCCTCTGGCTTGCTTGAAGGGAGTGCGCCCAGCTCGTGGCGTTCGCGTGTGGCTTAATGTGCACActttattcgtttttttttttttaaataagcaatCTCGTGGGCTTTCTCCTCGCACGCTCCCGAAACTGCAATGTGTGCTGTGAACGGGCTGCAGCGGGGGTATTTCAATACACTGGCAGTCCCACGCGCTGGACCTGACCACGCCTCCACGCGCTTGTATTCACCTTGGGCTCCAAATTCTGCAGCAATGCGTGCGCCTGGCGCGTGCCACTCCAGCCACTGAATAAACAACAGTCGCCAAAGCACAACTGGGACCAGCTTCCAGGTTTCTACCAGATGCCTTACTTGTGTGGAACAAAAGCGCGTGTGTGTTGTCACCGATGTTTATTTCGGTGGTTTAAACGAAATTAGTTCTCTTTAAACAAAAACTTGCACAACGTCAGTGTATCCACGAATTCTCTTTTCTCAGAAGTGCAActttcaaaacaataacaacttAAAACAATGGATACCAATGCAAAATATGAATCAGTGGTATCAGAAAGCTGTTGAAAGTTTTTTGTCGTAGGTCCATGAGACACTAAAACACGGACGTTATGGTTCtattcttgtaaaaaaaataacaaatgcctGTCATTGACATCTGTACGATCTGTTACTGTTGGTCAAAAGTCTAGTATACAGAAAACACGAGTGGTATTTCGGTAATTCAAACAGACTTATTGAAATCCATTTGCCATTTTATGTCAATGTGTacctaacattttttttttcgttaaAAACCGTGAAATAGAATCATTTATGTTTAAACTCACTAAGACCCAGCGGAAAAAAGTTCCTCACAAATGTATAGGTCCCTCACTACAAACTAACCCTTGAAAACCGGTCATAATAGAATGTTCCTTTGTGTTACGACATACAGGGGTACTAACCAACACTTCAACCACATTTTGTGTCTTCAGGACAGGGTCTGACATGGTTAAAGCAATGCATTTGAGTTGTCCTGTGGTAAACATCAGGACAGGATTTATCAGTGTTTAAGCTCTCGTGCTTAAACCCCGGCATAGTTGCGACAGTGTTCTCAAAGTTATGCAACTCTGACATGTTTAAGTAGTTAAACTCAATCGGGTCCCCTCCATACATTCCATTATCAAATAGGTACTTTTTAAACATAGTGTGTTATAAAGAAGGGCGTATGCAGGGGATGGTATGTCTAATTCCAAAAGCCTTAGAGTATTCGAAATTACTTGGGAAGTTTTTTGGAAAGGGAACAGTTCTTCGGTAGTGCTGAAAGACAGCTCTCTTTTCCTCTTGAGTCgaaaaaaggacaataaaaCGCTGGATAGTTCTTGcgatttttaaattataaccTCTGTactgcttccccccccccccccccccccccacaagtGTGATACATGTGCAAGTTGGTCCTGAATTCCTCGTTCACGGCGGATCACTTGTCACGGTAGCGCAGATATAGACGCACTGTCTAAGGTTACCCGTCGTTTATTGTTAACACTTCACAACAACACGGCAGCGCTTGGTGTTCCGCAGAACAGGCAGATTTTCCACTTCCCTCAGAACTAATCATCACGGCCGCAGAGGCGGAACGGAGGGTTAAATCTTCGCACTCATAAGGAGCCGTGTGTTCGGAGAGGTTTTGTGCATGATTTGTAACACCCCGTTTTGTTACAGTAGGCCAGACAGTGTGTATTtcgacatttttttttcttttttttaaagggagaATAAAAGAAGAGGTCTTTCACTCTAAACAAAACCGACCGACTCTCCTGCACAGCAGCGATGAATgactggagggagagagagagaaaaaaatacaataaatagcGCAATTTTTCTCTGTTGGCTACGGCATTCAAGATCGGGCCAGCATTGAagaccaccccccacccttcaacttttcttttcttttctttttcgtCTTTTTTTGGCACAGCAAGAGAGTTTAGAAAAGAAGCGTGGGTTCTATTCAGCCTCCCCCCGCTCTCTCGCCATCGCCGGGCTTTCTGAAACCTATCTACACGCCCTGTCAGTGCGCTTCCAGGGTCCAATTAGCGCTTTGTAAAGACTCTTTCTTCCACGGCCTTCCAGAAACAGAGCGAGAGAGCTCCCTCCATTCGGACTGGTCCAGTCATCGCTCGGTGTTATAATTAATATGACAACTGGACGCCCAAGTTTGTATAGAAACACTTcggctttttttcctttgcagctCTCTGGAAAGTTTACTGCCGCTGCAGACgatcgagagagagaaaacagaactcATCAGAGTCTGGCCGCTCGGTTTATAATCCTTGCCTGATGTGCGGGATTCGTTTTCAATTTAGTTGTTATTAAGACTTCTTTGTACAGCTTACTTTTACATATGGCTGAATTAAGTACCTGTTTGAACACGCAGTTGCTCAGAATAAAGGGAACTGATTTAAAAACACCAGACCATATGCATTTGGTTTAATCAGTGTGTGGGATATATTTTGATAAAGTCTGTTTTCCGCTGTCAAGAACAGCTTCCCACGAGTCATTAATATCAACAGAGGAGTCCACTACTGTCCAATGCTTTGAATCCCTGTTAATACAGTGTGATGTTGTTCACAGACAATGCACATAGTTGCACAGAAGTAGCTTAATCCAGATAAATGTGAACaaacatttaactgaaaatgttCTTTGATTACAACGGTTTAGTTGGTACCATTGGTTACCATTGGTACCAACTAAACCGGTTACCATTGGTACCATTGGTAGACACAACTAACATGGGCTGAAGAAAGCCAGAGGAGCAGGTCGGTTTTAAATAGTGGACTATTGTTGGCGAAAGTGGACCGGAGGACACGACGGGAGCCGAGGCTGCGGCCAGTCGTGTGTCCCTTTGTGCAGCCACGCGCCCCCTGTCTGGCAGTGCGCTCGCGTCGTTCGTGTGCTCTGATCCTAAGCAGAGAAGAGCATCGCCTAACTAATATGGAAGATATTGATACTGTAGTTTCGAGACTGCACTTGGTGGAACAAGTACAGAACTAGAGCTGGGAACGCGTCTTTGTACCAATtagatttgttttaaattcaaggatggaaaaaaaagtttgaccTGTTAATAACTGTAAGGAAATATAAATCCCCATGAGTGACAAAAACGGGGCAGAAAACCATATCCACGCAGCATCATGTGATTATCATTCCATACATTTGGGTGgttgattaaaaacagaacGTGCTAATACAAATCGTTACTGCTCCGCAAATTTCGATTGACATGATAACCGCATCCTGTGGTGTTTAAGCGAATCACTCAGCTGAATTAGTTCGAATAATTTTCACAGAACGCGATTGGTAACTGATAACGGTACCATCGTTTGTGAGTTGACGGAACAGCCGGAGAAAGGACACTAACG
The sequence above is a segment of the Megalops cyprinoides isolate fMegCyp1 chromosome 23, fMegCyp1.pri, whole genome shotgun sequence genome. Coding sequences within it:
- the LOC118770593 gene encoding achaete-scute homolog 1a — protein: MDITAKMEISVSQQQFVPPACFFAAAAQNIQLSPADSQCSGKSASKQVKRQRSSSPELLRCKRRLNFAGFGYSLPQQQPHAVARRNERERNRVKLVNNGFATLREHVPNGAANKKMSKVETLRSAVEYIRALQQLLDEHDAVSAAFQSGVLSPTMPQSYSNDMNSMAGSPVSSYSSDEGSYDPLSPEEQELLDFTNWF